In Onychostoma macrolepis isolate SWU-2019 chromosome 17, ASM1243209v1, whole genome shotgun sequence, the DNA window CTGGATATTATTTGAGTCTTACATCTGATTATGAATATAGACATGCTGTTTGTCAGTGTGTAGTGATTatatctgtttttctttcattcctttctttcttctgcagaaccgACCCTTCACCAGCCACACTGCTGACCAAAGTGGATCCACGCTGATCAGCTCTCTGCTTGCATCTTCAAATCAGCATCAGCTTGGTCACACCTCACAGAATTGGTCAACCCAAACTCTAGATGAGCAAAACCAAGAAGTCAGGTATGAAGAGCTAAAAGAACTATagtttaaaacgtaatttattcctgtaatgcaaagctgaattttcagcagccgttcCTCCACTCTTCAGTGTGCACTTGATCCtctagaaatcattctaagatgctgatttgattctcatgtaacatttattattttcaatatcgtgtgtataaatatatatatatatatatatatatatatatatatatatatatgtgtgtgtgtgtgtgtgtatatataaaactgtTAACTCTAAATCCATTTCCACGTGTTTCAATAAAGGAAAAAGGCAGAAGAGTTTCTCCGTATCCTGGAGGCAAGTGACCGGATTGAGCTGCCAGGAGATAAAAATGACAATGGTGATCGCACAGCAGACAAGCATGCCAGCCGAACGCGAAGTCGGAGCAGAGGGAGGAGCCGTCCACGCAGTCGCAGCAGGAGCCGCGGAAGGAGCCAGGGTCGTAGTCGAGCTCGGAGTCGTGGAAAGAGTCGGGCTCGCAGCAAAACACGCAGCCGCAGTCGCAGTCGAGGTAAAAGCCGCACAAGGGCCAAAAGTCGTGCGAGGAGTCGAAGCCGCAGTCGCAGTCACGGGAAGAGCGGAACACACAATAAGAGTCAGTCACGCCTGAGCCCCAGTCAGACAAAACAGGCTTCTAGAGGAACCGCTGAAGGCAATCACAGCTCTAGCAGTGCCAGCAGCGGAATCAGCCTTGGCAGTAGTGCCATGCCTGATCTATTTCATGGACTAAAACAGATCCTACAGAACAAAGATCTAGACAAACACCTGCCTTTGGTCAAGAATGCCCTCCTTAGAAGCCAGGTGCGCAACACTATTCTGTCATGTTTTGAGTTTGACTTTCTATATTTTTCGGTTTGTGGGTCAATGACATGGCGTTTATTAAAGCTACACTAGGTAACTTTTTTTtcgaaaaataaaacagtaattattattactaatgaGACCGTTCAAAAATCCACCTTCCAAACCATTTTTACCCACTTTGATAAACCtgtaataacattaatataatataataaaatatttttgggcTGTCAGGATGATTTTGCAGGAAATTGCATACATGCGTCATTCCCACGTGCTTGTAATGTCATTTCCATACACAGAGAAATGTAGCTCATATATCATTTAAATGGAAAACCTTGGGGAATCACCAGttgtgaaaacaaaaattatacaaacacataatgtagcttaaaaaaacacatttcaatgTCATTCATACAGACTTAAATATGAGCatggtttttaatttaaaaaagtaaataaactttAGTTTACTAGTTtgacataacattttattaatgtcaaaaaacagtgatatttatgaattcaaaatgcataattaaaaaaaaaaagttttactttcaaaaatatatttgaaaacatttttttgttaagATGTGTTCAAGgtaaaagatgatattttattttttgacaattttggaGGCAATAAATTTGAACTTTAAACCAACTTGAAAATACACTTGTATGAACTTAAACTCCCATAATTTTCTCTACAAATAATGTGCAATGTCTTCCCTTGTCTTCTAAACAGAATACTGATGACACAAGGGGAATGTTTCTATCAAATCAGTATGCAGTTAGAGGCTTCCAGAACATAGAACCTGAAGCCTCTGCTGAACTCTGTTATGGTTCCATGCTTCCTCACGAGAGGGCTGGCGGAGACAGCAGCAGCTTTTCCAATATCTTATCCTGGAACGCACCCAACCAGCAGCCTGAAACCAAGCCTGTGTTCCAGAGTGTTGAAGATGAAGAGAAATTCCTTTATGGAGAGGAAGAGGAGCGATCCAAACCTCAGGCTGTGACCGTTCCGTTGGCCCAGACGAGATCTGTGAGGTCTCCGGTTCATCATCTCAGTAAAGAACACCAGACTCACGGTCTCCAGGAACCCAAAGCACATTCCATGTCTGCCAGTGTGCCGCCCGCTGCTTCTGGGACGACGAAAGTCACTCCAGAAGAATGCGAGAAGGTGAGAACCCTCCTGAGGACCATCGGCCTGAATCCAGGCATGGCTGACATCTGTAAAATGGCTGCCAGACTAAAGGAAAAAAGGGAAGAACAAGGAACGCCTTCTTCGCTCCCGATGCTCAAACCAGCCCTGGAGGCACTGCAAGCACTGTCCAGAGGTCAGAACGAGCATCTTTTATGCTTTTTAGTTGTTCAGTATGCAAATATTATGATAACATCACCAGAGTTAGAGTTTTGAGTACTGAACATGCGATCCATATCAGAGGGAGGtttcaaactattttaaaagtcttttcaAAGAAAGTAGGCCcatgtataaaacaaaaacttcgTTTGAATGGAATCTGTACTACATTTGGTTGGAAGTGAATTAATTGGTCTTTTAAGAGGCTGCATTGCATCAGCTGTTGTTTTGTCAGCTATTTGAGGAAATGATAAAAAGACCAAGAAGACTTAATAAGAACCTTGTGCTTGTAATGCATTCAACATTAGTGTCTGTGTCTGTTTTCAGCAACCAAAACCGATGACAGTAGGAGTAATCGTTCTGGAAGCAGCCATTCTAATCACGATTCCAAGCGCGAGGAGAAGGTATGAAGAGTCTGGAAACCTATCTTGCTACACTATCAGCTCAGTATTGTGTCATGCTCCCAAGAGTCTCACTGTGAACACCTTTGACCATTTTAGAAGACGAATGAGAAGGAGCGAGACAGACGAGAGAAACAGATtcaaaagaaaaggaaagagtACCTGGTGAAGGAACTGGAGGGTCTGCTGAAACAGGAAGGTATTAAATGAGCCCTTCAACTTGAACATCATATCTAAAGAAGTTACAAGATGCTATTAGCAATTTCAGCTGCcttgcattaaattaataaatgccatatgagaatatttacattttatgaaatatacCAATTATAACAGTAATTATCATGATCCATATCTTTAAAATGTCAcagaattctttttttaatgcttttattacATGCACAACCATGTATTGatcattttttcttttggttCAATTCCactttttcttattattattattattattattattatgtgtgtgtgtgtgtgtgtacaggtttatatatcctggtggggacttaaacctggatacacacagactcatggggactcgtgtcacagTGGGGACCTAAATTAAGGTCCCCATGGgtacaaaaacttaaaaatgaggtttacagaatgagttttttttttttttgagaaagtaaaaatgtttaagaaagtaaaaaagtttcctgtaagggggtaggtttaggtgtagggcgatagaaaatatggtttgtacagtataaaaaccattacgcctatatGGAGAGTCCCTACAAGGATAGCTGACTaggccgtgtgtgtgtgtaatttttatttttatttattttttttttttcaataaatgattttaaccTTATAGCCATATAAcaatgtagtttttatttgttcaatacaattttttatttcagccaTTAGCCTTatgattatattgtttttatttggggtcaattaataaattaatttagttttcatttactTGAACCATGAACcctataataatgtttttcaatACAACTATTTATTGATTTGAATTAAATCTTAATCATCATTgaacaattaattttaaatgtatctttGCATATCTTGATTGTAGGTGAGGGCGATTTGATCCCGGTGATGGGTTTCTTCTGCCAGCGTTGTGAGGAGTTCTTCGGTGATCTGAAGAGCGCAGAGAGACATGTAGAAAGTCACGGCcgcaaggacaggaacaaggtGATATTATAAATGCCATTTACTGCGGATCACTAACTCGAAATTACATTACGCTGCATCTGTAATTGTGGGAAAGAAACAAGCTTTCTCTCTTGTCTTTGCAGACAACTGGGTCACAGGAGCAGCACAGGGATGCTAAGAGACATGAAGACCAGCATCACACATCATCTCACAGACGAGAGAGCCCACACAGTAGGTTCTCAAGGGTCTACCAGGACCACCGGGAACGCAGTCCTGACAGAAAGCACACCAGAGACGAAAGAAGCCCTCATTCTACAGATATCAAACTCAAAAACGAGCCGGAGGGCAAAGACAGTAAAGATGAGAGTAAAGACAAATACAAAGAGAAAAAGGATAAAATTGATGACGACGATGATGCTGAATCAACAAAGAgcgagaaaaagaaaaagaagaaggagaagaaaatgaagaaaaaagaaaagaaaaagaaaaaggacaAGAAAAAAGCTGATAAGGATTCACCTTAGTGTTAAAGATCTTTCTTCTAAAAGCATCAGCTGTGCGTTTGAGCTACATTTCAGTCAGCAGTTATTAGTGAGTCTTCTCTGGTTGAAAGCCTCAGGATGCCTAGACATGATTGTTAATATGTTAATGCATCCTGTAGGTGACTCTCCAACCGCATACAGTGTAGTACAGGGACGCTTCACTTATGTAGAGACACTTTTAGCCTGTTACATTTAAATGCGAACAACCAGAGAAGATGTCAAACTGAAACTAAGGCCAGAACTTTCTATAAATGTGCAGACATTCTGGTTGTATATCCAGCCGAGCCTGAAGTTTGTCCCACTCGTCATTGTCCTATGAACAGTGTTCCACAAACCAAACACACTGCAACGTTCTAGCTCTGAAAAAATTGAAACATTCATACTTGGATTGAATTTGTGTGCAGGAATAAAAGGTTTTTGGATTAGAGGTTGGTGGTCAGTGTTTTCTATTTGCTTTACAACCCTCATGTTAATGCCTGGTTAACTGGAccttttttgtgtttattatagTTTCTTGTTGAATTGGCTTGATGTACAGTgttctataaaaataatttttttgtagctttaaggCTGACtacatgcaaacaaaaataaaaatgtagatgcTATAtccatttaaaatagtttttcttttctgaaaGAACAGACCAAATATTGATGACTCTCTACACCATCATCCTCTGTCTTATAAAGTGTTATCTAGAGTAAAACCTCCCCTTCATACCATTTACTAGTAACAGCAAATAGCAGCACACGGCTCTGACTTGAACTAAAGGCTAACTTTATAAAAGGAATAAAGAACCAAAACGCATTTGTCCATCACATCATCTTTCAGTGAAACTATCACACTTCTGACAAATAAGATCAACTTTAAACATGCCGTCTGGCCTATGGCAGAGACTAGTTCTCTTTAAGGAACAATTCACACAGTGTGAATCCACACAACTACAgttcatcagttaacatcttgtgaagcaaaaagcttagtttgtaagaaacaaatccaagatgttttaacttcaaactattgcttccagctaaaatgaGTCAGTCTTCTATCCAgaatatttaaagttaaaacagtttaacgatggatttgtttcttacaaccACCGCTTTTCCTTAACTAATGGACTTAATGATTAATAgattatttagatgtttttatcagctgttttgactCTCATTTTGATGGCACCCGTTCATTGCagaagatccattggtgagccAGTGATGTAATCCAAtcaattcatttttgggtaattACAATATTCCTTTTAACTCTTTAAAAATGCTGTCATTTGTTAAAAGCAAAAGATGCTAGACATGAAAAGACATATTTCCAGTTTGAGGTTACACTGAAAAAGcagtgaaatgcaaaaaaaatgccTTGTGTGAAAAGATACTAATACTGTACAAAGCTAGCAAGagaattaactttttttctttagcagtatttcattatatttaatgtttaaaacaatGACTTTGGGGCACAGTGGACCATAAACCTCTCATCAAGCagcaaattttaaaatacattttccaaTGATCTGCAAATGGCACTCTTCAAAGACATACTGACCCCATGTCTGGTTTGCACCTTCTAATAAACTTGTAAgcaacattacattttacaagatgtgtaaaaaaaaaaaaaacacaggaagACAGCAGGTCTCCAATACTGGGATTTTTCCACATCTACACTAGAGCCCTCACACCTGAAACATACATTAACAACTGTCACGTAAGAAAACTGTACAACAGTGAGGAAGATAAAAAGGAGGAAAAAGCAAGAGAAACCAtccttaaattaaaaaaaaaaaaaacagacattaaataacagggggaaaaaaacatctgGAAATGTCAAGGTTCATTCATTTGGAGTGTAGTAGAAGGTGCAAAAGCTAAAAGCTGATCTCTTGATTGCCACTGGTTGGTtagtgtgtgtacatgtgttaTATAAGTGTTCAacccttttatttaaaatgaatatagcTGATTATAGCAAAGCATAAAATCTGGAGTGCTAATACCCAACAGCACCTGTTTATAGAAATTGTTATATGCTCTTGTATGAATTTAGGCTCTAGGTCTGTGTGTTTTTGGGACATACTGAGGATGGTCACAGAGTTCAATGACTTTATGCCTGCTGTCAGTGTTGAATGTGTTAGCAAACTGGAGAGAAACAGCTTAAACATTAACAACAGATTTGGTATGTGCTAATGAAAGGCTACTGCaggtttattttgtgtgtgtgtgtgtctgtctctctgtgtgtgtgtgtgtgtgtgtctgtctgtctgtgtctgtaaCAGAGGGCCTACCGCTGGTTCACATCAACCAAAGGAGTGTTCAAATAATGTAGCACTGACCTctgaatgtttgtgtgtttgtttgtttttgtgtgtgtaaacgcTTTTGATTAGTTTGTTTTCTTATattcacaacattacaaaagtaACATTGACAAAGTTGGCACATTATACGGTCACCTGACTCACATTTCTCTTATTCTCAGGCTCATTCTTACACAAACACGCATAAACACACTCGCGAGCGCAAGTGAAGAAATGTCCGTTCCACAGGACACAGGTTGATTAGGAGATTCTTCAAACAGGACAATCAGCACATCGGGGCTGAGCCTGAGCTGTCCCTCAGGCACACTGCAGAGGTCAAAGTACTGAGTGATGACCGCCATCACTTCCTCTGGGACAGAGTCAGCTGTTAG includes these proteins:
- the si:ch211-195b21.5 gene encoding zinc finger protein 318, coding for MYRGTSNPDYHRPPVPPSGFGPPAASFGPPPFCPPFGVPPGPRYCAPPPGPPPGRPYGAGNENYNRESFYENRPFTSHTADQSGSTLISSLLASSNQHQLGHTSQNWSTQTLDEQNQEVRKKAEEFLRILEASDRIELPGDKNDNGDRTADKHASRTRSRSRGRSRPRSRSRSRGRSQGRSRARSRGKSRARSKTRSRSRSRGKSRTRAKSRARSRSRSRSHGKSGTHNKSQSRLSPSQTKQASRGTAEGNHSSSSASSGISLGSSAMPDLFHGLKQILQNKDLDKHLPLVKNALLRSQNTDDTRGMFLSNQYAVRGFQNIEPEASAELCYGSMLPHERAGGDSSSFSNILSWNAPNQQPETKPVFQSVEDEEKFLYGEEEERSKPQAVTVPLAQTRSVRSPVHHLSKEHQTHGLQEPKAHSMSASVPPAASGTTKVTPEECEKVRTLLRTIGLNPGMADICKMAARLKEKREEQGTPSSLPMLKPALEALQALSRATKTDDSRSNRSGSSHSNHDSKREEKKTNEKERDRREKQIQKKRKEYLVKELEGLLKQEGEGDLIPVMGFFCQRCEEFFGDLKSAERHVESHGRKDRNKTTGSQEQHRDAKRHEDQHHTSSHRRESPHSRFSRVYQDHRERSPDRKHTRDERSPHSTDIKLKNEPEGKDSKDESKDKYKEKKDKIDDDDDAESTKSEKKKKKKEKKMKKKEKKKKKDKKKADKDSP